The nucleotide sequence TTTCCCTCGATTGGGTAGGCGAGATAACTACAAACTGGCATAATAAAAACTCCTTATTAAATAATAAAGATATTAGCAAGAAAGGCATGAACCAAAACAGCTTTCATATATGTAAAAGCTTGATATAAAGGAGTTTTTATAGATCCATAAAAATCTAAATAATCTCCCATATATAGCGATCATCCGAAAACGGACTCTTCTTGTATTCCGTAAACGGATGAGTTTGAAAATATCTATTAAATTATTTTTATATATAACCTTAATAAATAAGAACTTATGTCTTAATTTGAATAAACTCCTTAAATCTTGCTAAGATTAGTCTTTATAAAAATAAGGAGATAGACATGAATAGCTGTGTTTCTGAGTTCGAAAATAAAAGCCTCGGCGAAATTGTGAGTAAAAAGCCTTGGGCCGCTTTAGTCTTTGAAGAATTTAAACTCGATTATTGCTGCGGAGGAAAACAAAGCCTACTCGAAGCTTGTCAAAAAGCAGAACTTGACACTCATCTCGTAACAGAAAAAATCCAAGAACAAGAAGGACAAGCTAATAATTGGGACTGTCCAAAAGAAAGCCTAACAGAACTTTGTGACCATATTGAAGAAGCTCACCATCGTCATTTAGAAAACTTACTTCCAGAGCTCGAGCATCTCATTCAAAAAGTCGCTCATGCTCATGGAGATAATCATCCCTTTTTACATGAGCTTTTATTCGTTTTTCAGGGCTTACATGTGGAACTTATGCAACACATGGGCAAAGAAGAACAAATTCTTTTCCCCTTCTGCAAAATAATTGAGACCAGTACTGAAGCACAAAGTTTCCACTGTGGCTCAGTAGCTAATCCCATCAGAGTTATGTGCATGGATCACGATAATGCCGGTGAAGTTTTAAGGGAAATCCGTCAATTAACTTCCAACTATGAAATCCCTGATGATGTCTGTACGACTTACCGTATCATGATGGAAGAACTCCAGGCATTTGAACTGGATATGAAACAACATATTCACAAAGAAAATAATGTTCTTTATCCCATGGCTCTAAAAGCAGAGGCAAGTCTGCATTAAATCACATGACCAACTCGACTTCACATATAGCTTTTGAAAAAAAAGTCATCGCTTCAATGATTAGGATTTATTGCGATCATAAACATTGCCAAAACAACGAGCTTTGCGAAGATTGCCATAAAATCTACCATTACTGCACTAAGCGTCTAGATAAATGCCCCTTTGGGGAGAACAAACCTGCTTGCCAGAATTGTCAGGTTCACTGTTACGAAAAAGTGATGCGACAAAGAGTCCGAAAAATAATGTCTTATGCAGGTCCAAGAATGCTGTACCGGCATCCTTTCATGAGTTTGAAGCATCTTTACCAAAGTAAAATTATTAAGGCTTTGAGCCTTAAAGAATATAAG is from Lentisphaera profundi and encodes:
- the ric gene encoding iron-sulfur cluster repair di-iron protein, whose translation is MNSCVSEFENKSLGEIVSKKPWAALVFEEFKLDYCCGGKQSLLEACQKAELDTHLVTEKIQEQEGQANNWDCPKESLTELCDHIEEAHHRHLENLLPELEHLIQKVAHAHGDNHPFLHELLFVFQGLHVELMQHMGKEEQILFPFCKIIETSTEAQSFHCGSVANPIRVMCMDHDNAGEVLREIRQLTSNYEIPDDVCTTYRIMMEELQAFELDMKQHIHKENNVLYPMALKAEASLH
- a CDS encoding nitrous oxide-stimulated promoter family protein, giving the protein MTNSTSHIAFEKKVIASMIRIYCDHKHCQNNELCEDCHKIYHYCTKRLDKCPFGENKPACQNCQVHCYEKVMRQRVRKIMSYAGPRMLYRHPFMSLKHLYQSKIIKALSLKEYKQIS